ctataatattaaaaaaagaagtaaGTAACAGTCAGCTCAGTGACTCCACCCACCTTTGAAGTATATTAATACCATGTTTAGCCAGTGAGAGCTCACTGATCGTCTTCATCATGACCATCATCATCTCTCTGCTCCTGTTGGCCTCTCTGCTGCCACACCTGACCTTCACTGGTGAGACTGATTATTTAACAGCATATTACGATGACTTTTACAAgtgtttaattggtatgtgcTGAATAAGTTGACTAACAGCACTATCTCTCTCTCAGCTCATGTGAATGTAGGTATAGTGAACGGCACAGAAGCCAAACGCCACTCCAGACCTTACATGGTTTCTCTTCAGGCATATGGGCACCATATCTGTGGAGGATTCCTCATTTCTGATCAGTTTGTCCTGACTGCCGCACATTGCTGGAACGGGTAAGAGATTGTTTAGTGTGAACTGcaatgttgggttaaaattaCTTTTGACTGATAATGACTGAAGTGCAACCTGTATATCAGTTATGACATAAATGACCATTTCCAATATGCTCTTTCAACAGACTTAATATTCTGATGGTTGTTGTTGGTGCTCATGACTTAAAGGACAGCAAGAGTTCAGATCACATCAGAGTGAAGTCCTACATCCCTCATCCAAAATATAAATCCAATCCTAATCGATATGATGCTGACATCATGCTTTTGAAGGTAACAACCTGtaatatatttagtttttcaaaataatatcaGTCAGGAAACAGTAGCACAAACCACTATGTTTGAATTTTTCTTGCTTTAAAAATTACTGAAGGGATTTAAATAATTTCTCTGTAAATGGCCAAGTGCCTCTTTGAGTCTGTTTTCTACATTATTGATTTATTGCTCTGTTTAGCAACAAAAAATGGCCACACAtagcataaaataaaaaggcaaatttaaaaaaaaaaaacttccactTTGCCTTTTCAGGTTCTTAACCTAACAAATTTCAGTGATATAAAAGattgtttattaaaatttttattttttaattatagcTAGAGAAAAAAGTCCAACTAAGCAACAAAGTTAGAGTGATACCATTACCAAATGAAGGAGAAGACATCAAACCAGATACTGCCTGTAGTGTTGCCGGCTGGGGAATGCTGACTGATGGATCAGCGAGCAATCTTCTGATGGAGGCAAAAGTGTCCATAATAAATAACAACGAATGTAGAAATAGATGGGGAGAATTATACTCAGTCTCAAAGATGATCTGTGTATATGGACGTGGTGGATCCTGTAATGTACGTACAAAAGATGATTCACAGACTTTATGGTAATGTATGAACTGGTTTCACTACTGATGTGTTGATCTGTGTTTCTTAACAGGGGGATTCAGGAGGTCCTTTGGTTTGTGGAAACACTGCTGTTGGAATCACATCTTTCGGTCAACATGGTCACTGTAATTCATCTGACCATCCTAATGTGTATACTAAGATTTCAACATATATTCAATGGATCCGTACAGTAATTGGAAATGTATAGTGACTTCATGGAAAATAAAGAAGGGAGAAATGTTATTCTTGAATTCTTCCATGAATGTTCTTTCAATAAAAGTATCACATGGCAAGCATCAATTTTAGTCAAAGTGTTCTCATTGTCACAACCATATATAATTTAGACAACACCCTCACTTTCCAGTCATGCCTGTAGACTCATATCTCAATGAAAGGGAAATACCCAAAACTgttggtcaaaattacagtaataataataataataataataataataataaaaaaacatttaaaaacagaaatatcatCATAAACTGTGCTGCTTAAAAAAATTCTGGTAAATCCTCCAGAATTTGAGTTGTAAAATAAAGAGCTTTGTAAAGATCTAACCACAGATAGTCAGTCAATTTTATAAGCTCTCAACTGATTTCTCACATCTAACAGAATTTACAACAAGACATGGAGTTACCCATGTCCAtcaccaaaaattaaaaatatacattcaCAAGATGTTAAATGCACAAGAAAACAGATTTGAACTCAGACACTGTGGGTTCTGTTTTGATAGATAAAGGCAATTTGTTCCACAACTTTGGGCCAGCGACTACCAAGGCTCTGTCCCCCCCTGCATGGCAGTCTAGATCTGGGTACCCGTAGTAGATGACTGGTCtgtgatctgagtgatctgacTGGATTATGCTCAGTAAACAACTCTGACAGGAATTTAGGAGCGAGATTGTTTAAAGGGCtagtgtggcgaccagggcgggcgagagccgtgagggaacggcgcgaggccggtggcacGAGAGTTAACGAGCTACAtttgggaggcgcaccggccttgagtctctcacggaggagctccgggagcataaaaggaggagcgacgacagtgaaggacgagagaggaccaggcctggatattattttatgttttattatgtttgtgtggaactttcgttttgttctttgtttattttggtatttggtaaaagttttgttgaatgttcgccggttcccgcctccttcttcccatatatacgaactgtgttacattggtgccgaactcagtgaggcctccatagccagcaatgacatttcctctctcaagatccattaataccaaaaacatatttaaatcagttcatgtgagtacagtggttcaatattaatattataaagcaatgagaatatttttggtgtgccaaaaaaaaccaaaataacgacttatttagtgatggccgatttcaaaacactgcttcgggaagattcggagcacaaatgaatcagtgtgtcgaatcatgatttgaatcacgtgtcaaaccgccaaattGCTGAAAACACGTGATTTTGGTGCGCCGAACTGCGGATTCGACATGCTggttcataacgctccgaagcttcctgaagcagtgtttgaaATTGGCAATCACTATACAAGtcgttaatttgtttttttggcgcaccaaaaatattctcatcgcttataataattataatattatcgcttataataattataatattaatattgagccactgtacgcacatgaaccgatttaaatatgtttttagtacattaatggatcttgagagaggaagtgtcattgctccctatgcaggcctcactgagccatcggatttcaacaaaaatatctcaatttgcgttctgaagattaacaaaggtcttacgggtgtgaaacggcaagagtgtgagtaataaatgacattattttcatttttgggtgaactaaccctttaaggctttgtagacaaacaataaaattttaaattcaattcaTATAAAGTCCATGATATGATATttattgcaatatatatatatatatatatatatatatatatatatatatatatatatatatataaaaggaaCATCCAGTGTAGTGttttcagttttcataatgattcattactgtagttattgctgtttgatgcttcaaaTTTTAGGAACACAtgagcttgcattataaagcaTTCCCagagattaatttttttttctaaaaacctttgtgttcatctgaagaaGGGAAGTTGTACACATCTCGGATGGCATGAtggtaaaagatgagtaaatggTGAGGATATTTCTGGGTGTACTGTATTTCTTTTAATGCATACAGAattcaaagaaagaaaaagaagaagaggaacaagaggaggaggaggaagccaaaCAACCAAAAATAATAAGAAGTGTTGTAAcattaaatctgttttgaaataagttgtttttcaaataaaggttttcaaGTGTAACTTAGAACTTGTACTTACCTTGCAATTACATGGAACAAGAGTATATTTCCCCAGACTAAAAAAATTGCTATAGTTGTAGTTTTAATTGCCTCAAAACTACTTAATCAGTGCACCTttgctataaaaacaaaatactgtGTAAATGCACTGATATGTAGCCTACCCCATAATTTAAAAAAGCCTTTATATAGTTGTACACTATTATTACAAAAAGGTACCCAGAGTAGATTCTTGCTAAATTGCTCCCAAACGTAAGATTGTTACACACAGAAGTGGACGGAGACACAGGTAATAGTTAAGAAGTGTTTATTTAACAACCAGAGGATGAATAGCAGAATGCTTCCcttatacttacacatactttttatttaaatgtagtgTTTTGCAcgtttctgtgatgggtataGGTTTAGGGTAGGGTTAGGCCATAGGAAATAACAttatactatttaaatattatatattaatttattaaaatgtcatATAAAATCAGTGGGAGTCTATGCAATGTCCACACTAATATAGTGAAacaaatgagtgtgtgtgtgtgtgtgtgtgtgtgtgtgtgtgtgtgtgtgtgtgtgtgtgtggacgcCTGTTGTGGTGTACCCTACATTATGTGAAGAAAAGATGCCAATATATGAAATACTTGTCCTTGTGGGGAAATTTTTTGGTACACATGAGGAAAGGAGCTTtcaaataatactaataaatcAAGTGATGttttctgaaaatgtaaaaatgcagaaggatttctgggtgtgctctttatagctgttcatttgaaagccacatttctagcatctgtaaaaccacattcttccatcttaataatgtatctaaactatgacatatgctctcaataaCAAAGTtggttcatgcgttcatgatctcaaggctagattattgtaatgctctaCTGAGTGGTTGACCTGTACGCTtaataaacaaactccagctggtccaaaacacagcagctagagttctcaCTAGAACCAGGAAAAATGACCATAGCTCGGTTCTGTCAACACtccattggctccctattaaacattgtataaattttaaaatgttcataatTACTTGCAATGAATTAAacggtttagctccccagtacttgagcgagctcttattgcattatagtccttcatgtctattgcgatctcagaattaaggtcagttgataatacctagaatatcaaaatcaactgcaggcagTAGATCCTTCTCATGTTTAGTACCTAAACTTTGGAACAGTCTTACTAGCAATGtttgggaagcagacacactctgtcagtttaaatctagactaaaaacatatctctttaacctggcatacacataacacattatcaatttatattatTCAAATCAGTTAAAtgattgttaggctgcataaacTAGGTCAGCCAGAACCAGGAACCAGTAACATTGACAAGAGGATTCAGCCATTAGTTTTGATTGCGTTGCGATGGGACTGGAAGCAACGATAACGATGATGGatgttttctccagagctgctatagataaatgaattaaatgaatAACTAATGATTGTACAGTggaaataaatcaaaactgaactttcttaagctggacaatgccACCTTTCTAGAGCACATCTTCTAGAGCTGATGTAcccattattttcctgttatcactgtaacgctgctttgaaacaatctgcattgtaaaaagctatataaataaaggtgacttgttACGGGTAGCCAACATGTTTGTTGAGCACGTGAATGCAATGGCCAATCTCTTGTTCATAACCAACAAAGTATAATGATGAAGTAAATAAGAGTTTCATTGTGCAGCACAGACAGATTGTTTTCACTCAGTCAATGAGCTTGTGCTGCAGCTGAACTGAAGTGATATcagcttcattgattataaaGCCAGCGCTCTTTACTCGCTTTCTGTATATAGCCCATTCATAATTTGAATAAAGGTTTATTTTCCATTCTGCATAGTACACACTTCAAAGATTCGAGAGTGACAACTgaattaaaatgagaaattgAACTGGAGCTGGAACATGCAACTGGACGATGATCTGAAGATCACAAGCAAATCTACAACAGaatggctgaaaaagaaaaaaatcaaggtGTTGCAATTGTTCAGTCGAAATCCAGACCTCAACCCGACTGAAATGCTGTGGCAAGAGCTGTGCATGAACAAATAACCACAAACCCAAAGTTCCTTCAGAATGATGTGAAAAAATgataaagtcatacagaaaaTTATTGCTTCAAGATATTGCTGCTAAAAGTGGATCTACAAGCAATTGGATTGACTCATTTTCCTGTGGACCccgtctctcacaaatgtctccatggttgcaaggcacgctccctgtgcaagcagggggtcacaTGCGGTGCGTAATATCGTTGAAAGCctatggtacggcagcaaagttccttgattattacgccggaatgagagtatagttccatatcggcctagaaaatcggcCTCAGTGTAGAGTGCCATTATCATCAATTATCAAAAGAAACATCGTTATCGATCAACTTTCAAGGTAGTAACATACTAACTATTCATGTTTAATTAGAGTAATACGGTTTTGTGTTTTATAACAGGGCTTCAACAGGGTGCGGGATTGTTTTGGACAATTTTAAATGTCCCCAGTCACAACTTTTGAACTATATCATGTGAAGGTACACTcagatatgaataaataaaaaaataaaaataataataatacacttgCAACTTAGTGTTTAAAATGAgtctaaaatgcaaaataatacttaaatttagttaacagtttaaaaatgtgtaatttctgtAGGTTATAAACAGCTTGTGAAAGTGAAAATAGGCCtattaaattcaataataaatgttagAAATATTTGTAACATGCTGTTTTAGTTATCttgtatttatgttgttttatttttgtaatgtgatttttttaaagtcgTACTTTTGTTATAACATAATAGacatattgtttttataatggTTACAAttagtttaatagttttttggtgaattgtattaaaaccagaccaaaaatcctaataataaatgtaatcatAATAGTTATTAATGTAGGCTAATATAGGGAAcccaattaaaaaacaaaaacataaaaaaaaagtattgtccctgttttttaattaatagataataacaaatgagatttctGTGATATTTTGACAACGCAAATGAATATAATCCAGGTTTTATGCTAATAAcgttataatatttttaatgatatgagtaaaaatataaatatgtaatatagtgcatatttaGTCAATAGTTAATTTTTCTAGCTAACAAGCTATGGTCACGTTATGGTcatttctgaggtaaatgtacagttgtggccagaattattagaccccttcataaatatgatcaaagatgactctaaaaataaatctgcattgtttatccttttgatctttaattcataaaattagcaaaaatcgaacctttcattgaaggaaaagaattgaaagtgggggggaaataacattaagaaataaatgtttttctccaaaacagaaaattttttatgagtaaaatatctctgaagtatattcccagtcttattttaatttttttagctcaccggggtgatcatgaacatgaaattggccAGCCAttacttcctgttccacaggagtataaacatgaggaaacataaaggccaaattcccttaatcattcatcacaatgagaaaaaacaaagaatatagttctgatgtgtagCAAATGATTgtcgagcttcacaaaatagaaagtggctgtaagaaaatagctgaagcattgaaaatccccatttccactatcagggcaataattgagaagttacaatcaactaaagatgttacaaatctgactgaaagaggacgtgtgtctaaatcagtCATTCCCAAAGGCGGGGTATGGGTCGCCAAGTCGAGCACTATTTTTCAGTGCgcttgtaacacagttcgtagatacgggaagaaggaggcgggaaccggcgaacgttcaacataactttaataccaaaataaacaaagaacaaaacgaaagtaatgccggcagaccctcgcggacgtctgccggccacacaaacataataaaacataacgttAAGTCCAGGCCTGgccctctctcatccttcactgtagtcgctcctccttttatgctcccggagctcctccgtgagggactcaaggccggtgcgcctcccaggtgaagctcattaacactcgcgccgttccctcacggctctcgcccgctaTATGTGTAGTTCAAGAATTAACCGCACGAGGGAGATCATCGTTTTCTtccgtttatttatttatttatttttgttctttagCTGCGCTCTGCACTCGGCAACCAGCCATAAAAATTTATGCTTAGCtaattaagaagaaaaaaacagctaAAGACCAGGCTAACGCTGCCAACAGCCAAAATACCGTCCCCGAGGGAGGCCAGCTTGACACTGTAATGATGAGAATATGAAAACAATGAGATGCCCTGTCAACTCTTCCTTTCTCATTTCACCAATGCATTTTACTTCTTGTCAACAAcaggtaaataaaaaataattgtgctTTGTCAAATATCTGTATCTCTTTTAAATAGTTAAGTGGAAGCTTAACTGACCTTAAAAATGGTCATACATATTTTGTTAATGCATAAATTCTCTTTGTGATATATGAACTATATGGGCCTAATGTTTATTGGGTCACAAGAATTTATCGAATTTAAAATGTGGGTCCCcagaaaaaaagtttgggaaacactgatcaaaagcacctacatccccataAGCTGTTTGGGaggttttcaagaaaaatcctctgctctcatccagaaacactctccagcatattcagttgtcagacacgactggaacttcaaacgggacaaGCTTCTacggtcagatgaaactaaaacaagagctttttggcagcaaacccaccagatggttttggtgcacacatggataaaaagtaccccatgcccacggttaaatatactgctggatctttaatgttgtgggcctatttttgtgctggaggtcctggacatcttgttcagatacatggcatcatggattctaccaaatatcaacagataaaaaatcaaaacctgaccaactgtgctagaaatcttataatgggctgtggttggatcatccgtcgggacaatgatccaaaacaaacatcaaaaccagcacaaaaatgggtcactgagcacaaaatgaagcttctgccatggtcttCCCAGTTCCCTGACTTGAATCCTAAAGAAATGAgtgaagtgaactgaagagaagaagcaccaacttGGAGCTGGGAATCTAAAGGATCTGGAGATCTCtttcaggtgttctccaaaatcatcaggcattataggcgaaggctcagagctgttatcttggcaaaaggaggttgcaaaaagaattgaataaaagggtgttaCTAATTGTGggcaatgtgttttggagaaaaacatttatttcataatgttatttccccccactttcaattcttttccttcaatgaaaggttagatttttgctaattttataaattaaagatcaaaaggataaacaatgcagatttatttttagagtcatctttgatcatatttatgaaggggtctaataattctggccacaactgtaatGTTGGCGTGATTGATCAATTACAAGAGACTGacatttcggtaagttgtactgtatttttcaagATTGCAACCAGTATTGGCTAAATTTAGgtagttgtttttatttatttatttatttatttttaatgtataagGCTAACTAATTGTAATGTATGGTCTAAATGtgatttgtatattttaatggTGTATGAATGTAGGTGTATTGAACATGTAATTGTGTGGGAGCTGATAGTTTATTAGACCACTGTTTTTCCCAGTGTTCAACGTTCATGTATGTGTTTTGATTTTCCTATGTGAATATGGTATAgtttatatgttttgttttttatttaatctggCTGCTTTAGGGTGGTTGTTGTACTAGATGAGACAGTAGGGGGTGGTGTGATGCAGTGATAAATagtctcttattggcctgtttagctgagCAATACATGAAACAAACAAGCCCTggaaattgataaaagaacgcatattatacagacacttgatatttaatattatcagatgattagttaattacATTTGATAGATTTCACTTTCAAGAAAACATAAGCGATGAGTTTATAAAAGATGTTTTTATGCATCTTTGGCCtgagtttttgttgcatttacactgttctgaCCAGCAGGTGTCACCAGCGTGTGGTGTTTGGAACGCTTAGTTCGAAACTGAATCAATTTGCGAATTGATTCGAAGCTTTGAAAAGCGTAATTTTTCCTACCTTAGTACCAGGTCGAAACTGGCTCAAAATAAAGGAGTGGCCCACCTCCTGTCCTTAGAATGTATTTTTTGAGAACTGCTAATCCTTTGAAATATTTCAAACTTTTCTGAGAATGTGAAATGGAACAATTGTAGTTTCTCAGTCAACATTTGTACTACACACTAAAAGTACAAAACAGGGTTACACTATTTATTAACAATCAGCAAGAAATGTATGTGTAAAAATATGTTACCCAACAGCTGgctttgtccatatttgacccagatttgggttgaaacaacccagctttttttagagtgtatacaTATCGGGCTGCATAACTGCAGACCTGTAAGTGTCAACAGCCTACAACAGGCATGTCAGCATCAGACTATGGTGCAATGGAAGAATGGTGCAatgattcatgttttttttttgtttttttttattatcaggCGGAttgccgtgtgtgtgtgtgtgtgtgtgtatgtgtgtgtgtgggaagaGATGGCAGTAAGAGATTACCACctttgttatgttttttttttttaatggtgcAAAGCACATTTTGTAGTTCAAATAGGTTTGTATactaacattatatcagttaatgatatACAGTTATGAACTGTAAAACATTCAGAATGCATGCTTACATTCTTAATTCTTATCATCCAAACCATCTTCAATTAAACTACAAAGTTTAACAAGAACAATGCTTTCTTATCTTGTTGatctacaattttttttaaaagcaagtAACAGTCCGCTCAGTGACTCCACCCAGCAGTATTACACCATGTTTAGCCAGTGAGAGCTCACTGATCGTCTTCATCATGACCATCATCATCTCTCTGCTCCTGTTGGCCTCTCTGCTGCCACACCTGACCTTCACTGGTGAGACTGATTATTTATAGCATATGATGACTTTTACAAgtgtttaattggtatgtgcTGAATAAGTTGACTAGCAGCCAGGGTTGGGGAGTAAcgaaatacataatttaaaatacaaaatttgag
The nucleotide sequence above comes from Chanodichthys erythropterus isolate Z2021 chromosome 10, ASM2448905v1, whole genome shotgun sequence. Encoded proteins:
- the LOC137029405 gene encoding complement factor D-like; translated protein: MTIIISLLLLASLLPHLTFTAHVNVGIVNGTEAKRHSRPYMVSLQAYGHHICGGFLISDQFVLTAAHCWNGLNILMVVVGAHDLKDSKSSDHIRVKSYIPHPKYKSNPNRYDADIMLLKLEKKVQLSNKVRVIPLPNEGEDIKPDTACSVAGWGMLTDGSASNLLMEAKVSIINNNECRNRWGELYSVSKMICVYGRGGSCNGDSGGPLVCGNTAVGITSFGQHGHCNSSDHPNVYTKISTYIQWIRTVIGNV